The following DNA comes from Phytohabitans rumicis.
GACGTGCCGACCATCCAGGCGAGCGGGTACAGCACGATCGTCAGGATCGCCAGCAGGATCGCCGTACGCACGACTCCGCGGGCGAATCCCGAGCGGCGCCGCCGGGCCACCATTTGCGAATGCGCGACCATCAGCGATCCCCATCCGAGTAGTGCACCCAGAACCGGCCGGTGCTGAAGAAGACGGCGGTGATGATGCCGATGGCGACCAGGAAGACCCAGGCCATGGCGGAGGCGTATCCCATCTCGTACTCGGTGAAGCCCTTGATGTAGAGGTTCAGCGTGTACATCAGCGTGGAGTCGACCGGCCCGCCGGTGCCGTTGCTCAGCACGAAGGCCGCGGTGAACCCCTGGAACCCGTTGATCGTCTCCAGCACCAGGTTGAAGAAGATGACCGGGGACAGCATCGGCAGCGTGACGGAGCGGAATTTGCGGAACCACCCGGCGCCGTCGACCGACGCCGCCTCGTACAGCTCGGTGGGCACCTGCTTGAGGCCCGCCAGGAAGATGACCATCGGCGCCCCGAACTGCCAGATGGCCAGGACCATCAGCGTCTCCAGCGCATAGGTCGGGTCGTTCACCCAGGGCTTGCCCTCGATGCCGAACAGGCGCAGGAAGCCGTTGACCGCCCCGTCCCGGTTGAACATGTTGACCCAGACGATCGCGAGCGCCACGCTGCCACCGATCAGCGACGGCAGGTAGAACAGGCCGCGGAACAGGCCCACGCCGCGCCACGCCTTGTTGAGCAGCAGGGCGACGCCGAGCGCGACCGCGAGCTTGAGCGGCACCGCGATCAGCGCGAACGAGATCGTCACCGTGACCGAGCGCCAGTACGACGGGTCGGCCGTGAACATCCGTTCGTAGTTGGCCAACCCGACCCACTCGACCTCGCTCCACGGGCTGAGGATGTCGTAGTTGGTGAAGCTGATGTAGAGCGACAGGAGCATCGGTACCGCGGTGACGACCATGAGGCCGATGAGCCACGGCGACAGGAAGACGTATCCCGCCACACCTTCGCGCTGCTGGCCGCGCCGGGGCCTCCGTCGCTTGACGGAGGCCCCGGGGGCCTGGCTCGCGTGCACCGACGGCTGGTTGGCCGTGGTCACCGCCACGAGCTGACTCCTCTCTTGTTCCGAGTTAGCCGAGCTTCGGCTGGACCAGGGCGATCAGGTCCGCCGCCGCCTTCTCCGGCGTCGCGCGTCCGAACTGGACGTTCTCCGCCGCCTTCACCAACTCGGACCGGAACGTGCTGTGACCCTTCGGCGGGACCTGCGGGGCCTTGCCGAACTTCGACGCCAGGTCGTTCTCCAGCTGGATGGAGAGCTTCATGTTCGGGTCGGTAACCGTCTCCGCGAACTTGGTGCGCAGGTCCAGGTTGGACGGCAGGCCGCGGTCGGTGCCGAGGATGTTGACCGCCGCCTGGTCGTTGACCAGGAAGTTGATCACATCGATCGCGGTGTCCTTCTTTTCGCTGCTGCGCGCCACGCTCCAGTACATGGCGGCACGCGCCCACTGGCCGCTCGGGTCGCCCGGGTACGCCACGACACCCAGCTCGTCCTTGGTGTTCTTCTTCAGTTCCGGCATCTGGTTGGCCCACACCCACGAGGTGGCGGCCTTGCCGGTGACCACGAGCTGCTTGCTGATGTCGGTGACGTTGCCCTCGTGGATGACGTCCGCGGTGGGGGTCGCCTTCTTGTCCCGGGCGCCCTTCCACAGGGTGAACCACTTGGTCAGGTCCTCGGCGGTGAAGCCGAGCTGCTTGCCGTTGTAGAGGTCCTTGCCCTGCTGGCGCAGCCACACCCAGAACGCCTTGTAGTCCGCGCTGGGGTCCATCGTGCCGGGCACCTTGGTCTTCGTGGTGACCTGCGCGGCCCAGTCGATGAACTGGTCCCAGGTCCAGCCGGTCTGCGGCTCGGGCAGCCCGTTCTTGGTGACCAGCGTCTTGTTGTAGACCAGGCCCGGGGTGTTCTCGCCGGCCGCGACGCCGACGAACTTGCCGTCGACCGTGCCGTACTCGACCAGGCTGGGCGGGAACTTCGACGTGTCGATCTTGCCGCTGCTCTTCGCCTCGGTCAGGTCGGCCGTCACGTTGCGGGTCGCGAAGTCGGCGAGCATGTTGTCGTCGAGCGCGAACAGGTCCGGCACGTCGCCGCCCGCGGCGAGCGTGGCGAGCTTGTCGGCGTACCCCTGGTTTGCCTGCCAGGTCACCTCGAACTCCACATTGGAGTGCTTGGCCTTGTACGCGTTGAGCGCTTCCTCGGTCAGCTTGGCGCGCGCCTCGCTGCCCCAGTAGAAGACGGACAGCTTGACCGGGGCGTTCGGGTCGGTGCTGCCGCCGCTTTCGTCGTCGCCGCACGCCGCGGCGCCGAGCGCGATCGGCAGCGCCATCGCGGCCACGGCGAGGCCGCGGAGCAGGCGTCGTCTAGGGGTACGCATTGTGGGGTGCATTCTGTGCTTCACTCCTTGACAGTGGCTTCGGTGACGGCCGGGAGGGCCGCTGGGGCTGGGCCCGTC
Coding sequences within:
- a CDS encoding carbohydrate ABC transporter permease, whose translation is MAVTTANQPSVHASQAPGASVKRRRPRRGQQREGVAGYVFLSPWLIGLMVVTAVPMLLSLYISFTNYDILSPWSEVEWVGLANYERMFTADPSYWRSVTVTISFALIAVPLKLAVALGVALLLNKAWRGVGLFRGLFYLPSLIGGSVALAIVWVNMFNRDGAVNGFLRLFGIEGKPWVNDPTYALETLMVLAIWQFGAPMVIFLAGLKQVPTELYEAASVDGAGWFRKFRSVTLPMLSPVIFFNLVLETINGFQGFTAAFVLSNGTGGPVDSTLMYTLNLYIKGFTEYEMGYASAMAWVFLVAIGIITAVFFSTGRFWVHYSDGDR
- a CDS encoding ABC transporter substrate-binding protein, encoding MHPTMRTPRRRLLRGLAVAAMALPIALGAAACGDDESGGSTDPNAPVKLSVFYWGSEARAKLTEEALNAYKAKHSNVEFEVTWQANQGYADKLATLAAGGDVPDLFALDDNMLADFATRNVTADLTEAKSSGKIDTSKFPPSLVEYGTVDGKFVGVAAGENTPGLVYNKTLVTKNGLPEPQTGWTWDQFIDWAAQVTTKTKVPGTMDPSADYKAFWVWLRQQGKDLYNGKQLGFTAEDLTKWFTLWKGARDKKATPTADVIHEGNVTDISKQLVVTGKAATSWVWANQMPELKKNTKDELGVVAYPGDPSGQWARAAMYWSVARSSEKKDTAIDVINFLVNDQAAVNILGTDRGLPSNLDLRTKFAETVTDPNMKLSIQLENDLASKFGKAPQVPPKGHSTFRSELVKAAENVQFGRATPEKAAADLIALVQPKLG